A single window of Deinococcus sp. KSM4-11 DNA harbors:
- a CDS encoding LacI family DNA-binding transcriptional regulator: MTERKTITLADVAALADVSQQTVSRVVTGNGQVAARTRARVNDAIAHLNYVPNRLATGLARQRTYSVGFATNDLSLHAPSQLTAGIEQAAREAGYSLLVSIVAANGLSAATHTLRGLRERQVDGVLLNASLDSADALEVQRRFPGLPCVFMDVSPGTPVPAALLDQAHGARLAAEHLLELGHTRVAFVDGPRHAVVENARHQAWIQTLAARGLTPVMVAEGDWSPASGYAATLRLLAGGVPFTAILVANDQMAVGVLRALWERGLNVPADVSIVGYDDTPESALLIPPLTTVRQDFPTLGRRAFTHLLTVLEADADLPHPQVLTVPELVVRASTASPSGERQTVQAALDTLRAALAGRG, from the coding sequence ATGACCGAACGCAAGACCATCACCCTCGCCGACGTGGCCGCCCTGGCCGACGTCTCGCAGCAGACCGTGTCCCGTGTCGTGACCGGGAACGGTCAGGTGGCCGCCCGCACGCGCGCCCGCGTGAACGACGCCATCGCGCACCTGAACTACGTGCCCAACCGGCTTGCCACAGGCCTGGCGCGGCAACGCACGTACTCGGTGGGCTTCGCCACGAACGACCTCTCGCTGCACGCCCCCTCACAGCTGACCGCCGGGATCGAGCAGGCGGCCCGCGAGGCCGGGTACAGCCTGCTGGTGTCCATTGTCGCCGCGAACGGCCTGAGCGCCGCCACGCATACCCTGCGCGGCCTGCGCGAACGGCAGGTGGACGGCGTGCTGCTGAACGCCTCGCTCGACAGTGCCGACGCGCTGGAAGTGCAGCGGCGCTTCCCCGGATTGCCCTGCGTGTTCATGGACGTGTCGCCGGGCACGCCGGTTCCTGCGGCGCTGCTCGATCAGGCCCACGGCGCGCGGCTTGCCGCAGAACACCTGCTGGAACTCGGGCACACGCGGGTGGCCTTCGTGGACGGCCCTCGACACGCGGTGGTCGAGAACGCCCGGCATCAGGCGTGGATCCAGACCCTCGCCGCGCGCGGCCTGACCCCCGTGATGGTGGCCGAGGGTGACTGGAGTCCGGCCAGCGGGTACGCGGCGACCCTGCGGCTGCTCGCTGGCGGCGTGCCCTTCACGGCCATTCTCGTCGCGAACGACCAGATGGCCGTGGGGGTGCTTCGCGCGCTGTGGGAACGCGGCCTGAATGTTCCGGCCGACGTGTCCATCGTCGGCTACGACGACACCCCGGAGAGCGCCCTGCTGATTCCGCCCCTGACGACCGTCCGGCAGGATTTCCCTACCCTGGGCCGGCGCGCCTTCACCCACCTGCTGACCGTGCTGGAAGCCGACGCAGACCTGCCGCATCCGCAGGTATTGACGGTTCCGGAACTGGTGGTGCGGGCCAGCACCGCGTCGCCATCGGGCGAACGGCAGACCGTGCAGGCCGCCCTGGACACACTGCGCGCCGCCCTGGCCGGACGCGGCTGA
- a CDS encoding circularly permuted type 2 ATP-grasp protein produces MKYEPGSRFFDEMFTAQGEVRPHYQGVLDYLDRLGVREFQRRHELLDVAFRNQGITFTVYGDAQGTERTFPFDPVPRIIPASEWAHVEAGLTQRVKALNAFLRDIYSAAEILGDGVIPAELVYTSVHFRREVHGVMPPQGLYTHIVGTDLIRDEQGEYLVLEDNLRSPSGVSYLMANRQAMTRIYPGMFENQGVRPVQQYATELQKLLSSVSPREHGTVVVLTPGMYNSAYFEHAFLAQQMGVELVEGRDLFVDSGRVWMRTTGGRQQVDVIYRRVDDDFLDSLAFRRDSSLGVPGLVEVYRQGRVAIANAIGTGVADDKAVYAYVPDMIRYYLNEEPILNNVPTFLGWNAEHLDHMLANAPELVFKAVGEAGGYGMLIGPAATAAEISEYLEKVRANPREFIAQPVVGLSRHPTFYPDSAEFEGAHIDLRPYVLCGDPVTIVPGGLTRVALRRGSLVVNSSQGGGSKDTWVLDHDGPALPSGMSQLMQGDVTGAPGFQAQSQSQFQGGFGSVPIDAAQEPHGALSPEHAQRRERVAEEAQIEAYEQSHDPPPPTPPDAKQHQSQSQSQSGGGRQSQGQSRSQGPVDSPGGHSYQQQLEKDELTGGEG; encoded by the coding sequence ATGAAGTACGAGCCGGGGAGCAGGTTCTTTGACGAGATGTTCACTGCACAGGGCGAAGTCCGGCCGCATTACCAGGGCGTCCTGGACTACCTCGACCGGCTGGGCGTGCGGGAATTCCAGCGCCGGCACGAACTGCTGGATGTGGCCTTCCGCAACCAGGGCATCACCTTCACCGTGTACGGCGACGCGCAGGGCACCGAGCGCACCTTTCCCTTCGATCCGGTACCGCGCATCATTCCGGCCAGCGAGTGGGCCCACGTCGAGGCGGGCCTGACCCAGCGGGTGAAGGCCCTGAACGCCTTCCTGCGCGACATCTACTCGGCGGCGGAGATCCTCGGGGACGGCGTGATTCCGGCCGAGCTGGTGTACACGTCGGTGCACTTCCGCCGCGAGGTGCACGGCGTGATGCCGCCGCAGGGGCTGTACACACACATCGTGGGTACCGACCTGATCCGCGACGAGCAGGGCGAGTACCTGGTGCTGGAGGACAACCTGCGTTCGCCGAGCGGCGTGTCGTACCTGATGGCCAACCGGCAGGCCATGACCCGCATCTATCCGGGCATGTTCGAGAACCAGGGCGTGCGGCCCGTGCAGCAGTACGCGACCGAGCTCCAGAAGCTGCTCTCGTCGGTCAGCCCCAGGGAGCATGGCACAGTGGTGGTGCTGACGCCGGGCATGTACAACAGCGCGTACTTCGAGCACGCGTTCCTGGCGCAGCAGATGGGCGTGGAACTCGTGGAAGGCCGCGACCTGTTCGTGGACTCGGGCCGCGTGTGGATGCGCACGACCGGCGGCCGCCAGCAGGTCGACGTCATCTACCGCCGCGTGGACGACGATTTCCTGGATTCCCTGGCCTTCCGGCGCGACTCCTCGCTGGGCGTGCCGGGTCTGGTCGAGGTGTACCGGCAGGGGCGCGTGGCGATCGCGAACGCCATCGGCACCGGCGTGGCCGACGACAAGGCCGTGTACGCCTACGTGCCGGACATGATCCGCTACTACCTGAACGAGGAACCGATCCTGAACAACGTGCCGACGTTCCTGGGCTGGAATGCCGAGCACCTCGACCACATGCTGGCGAACGCGCCGGAACTGGTGTTCAAGGCGGTCGGCGAGGCGGGCGGCTACGGCATGCTGATCGGCCCGGCGGCCACCGCCGCCGAGATCAGCGAGTACCTGGAGAAGGTGCGGGCCAATCCGCGCGAGTTCATCGCGCAGCCGGTGGTGGGCCTCTCGAGGCACCCGACCTTCTACCCGGACAGCGCCGAGTTCGAGGGCGCGCATATTGACCTGCGGCCCTACGTGCTGTGCGGCGACCCGGTCACCATCGTGCCGGGCGGGCTGACGCGCGTGGCGCTGCGCCGGGGCAGCCTGGTCGTGAACTCCAGCCAGGGGGGCGGCAGCAAGGACACCTGGGTGCTTGATCATGACGGCCCGGCCCTGCCGTCTGGCATGAGCCAGCTGATGCAGGGCGACGTGACCGGCGCGCCGGGCTTCCAGGCCCAGTCCCAGTCGCAGTTCCAGGGGGGCTTCGGTTCCGTGCCGATCGACGCGGCGCAGGAACCGCATGGCGCGCTCTCGCCGGAGCACGCGCAGCGGCGGGAACGGGTCGCCGAGGAAGCGCAGATTGAGGCGTACGAGCAGAGCCACGACCCACCGCCCCCGACCCCGCCGGACGCCAAGCAGCACCAGTCCCAGAGTCAGTCGCAGTCCGGAGGCGGCCGCCAGTCGCAGGGGCAGTCCCGGTCGCAGGGCCCGGTGGACTCGCCGGGCGGCCATTCCTACCAGCAGCAGCTGGAAAAGGACGAACTGACCGGAGGTGAGGGCTGA
- the galT gene encoding galactose-1-phosphate uridylyltransferase has product MYQEDFTKPDGRSLTLYGLQPVRVDSEIPSPSTEPVDARPVMRWHPLRGEWVMYAAHRMGRTFLPPPEYNPLAPTSDPEHPTELPRGTYDLAVFENRFPSLTLNPPQPDPGPAETRAGVGACEVVVFSQDATGRLCDLSDARIDLLLQVWADRTTRLAATGKIKSVLAFENRGVEVGVTLHHPHGQIYAYDHIPPVQATMLRSAESYLADLGRPWLADFVPEERASGERIVRDDVAALSVVPPFARYTYETWVLPARPVGLLSELTEPERQSFARVLRDALRRQDGLFGGRMPYLMTVHQAPLDGPHPAFPLHIEIYPYLRAPGRMKYLAGTEQGAGEFANDKYPEAAAQELRAVKLEGGDQ; this is encoded by the coding sequence ATGTATCAAGAGGATTTCACGAAGCCCGACGGACGGTCACTGACGCTGTACGGCCTGCAACCTGTCCGGGTAGACAGCGAGATTCCCAGCCCCAGCACCGAGCCGGTCGACGCGCGCCCCGTGATGCGCTGGCATCCGCTGCGCGGCGAGTGGGTCATGTACGCCGCGCACCGCATGGGCCGCACCTTCCTGCCCCCACCGGAGTACAACCCGCTCGCGCCGACGAGTGATCCGGAGCACCCGACTGAACTGCCACGCGGCACCTACGACCTCGCGGTGTTCGAGAACCGCTTCCCCAGCCTGACCCTGAACCCCCCGCAGCCCGATCCCGGTCCGGCCGAGACGCGCGCCGGCGTGGGCGCCTGCGAGGTCGTGGTATTCAGCCAGGATGCCACCGGGCGGCTGTGCGACCTGTCGGACGCGCGGATCGACCTGCTGCTCCAGGTGTGGGCCGACCGCACGACTAGGCTCGCGGCGACCGGGAAAATCAAGAGCGTGCTCGCCTTCGAGAACCGGGGAGTGGAGGTCGGCGTGACGCTGCACCACCCGCACGGGCAGATCTACGCCTACGACCACATTCCGCCCGTGCAGGCGACCATGCTGCGCAGCGCCGAGTCGTACCTCGCGGATCTGGGCCGCCCGTGGCTCGCGGACTTCGTGCCGGAAGAGCGGGCTTCGGGCGAGCGGATCGTGCGGGATGACGTGGCCGCCCTGAGCGTGGTGCCGCCCTTCGCGCGCTACACCTACGAGACCTGGGTCCTGCCAGCCCGGCCGGTGGGCCTGCTCTCGGAACTCACCGAACCGGAGCGTCAGAGCTTCGCGCGGGTGCTGCGGGACGCCCTGCGGCGGCAGGACGGGCTGTTCGGCGGCCGCATGCCGTACCTGATGACCGTCCATCAGGCCCCGCTGGACGGCCCGCACCCGGCCTTCCCGCTGCACATCGAGATCTACCCGTACCTGCGCGCGCCGGGCCGCATGAAGTACCTCGCGGGCACCGAGCAGGGCGCCGGGGAATTCGCCAACGACAAGTACCCGGAGGCCGCCGCCCAGGAACTCCGCGCCGTGAAGCTGGAGGGGGGTGACCAGTGA
- a CDS encoding beta-galactosidase, producing the protein MSSEPTSPASLLLGVCDYPEHVSPALWADFARQQRELGLSFVRLAEFAWSRMEPRAGEYDWAWLDEAIRVAADAGLKVVLCTPTAAPPAWLVQAHPDVLPVGRDGRVKTFGSRRHYDPASPVFREHSRRITRALAERYGQHPAVIGWQTDNEFGWGDTAQTYSPAAQDAFRMWLEARYGTLDALNEAWGNVFWSMEYSDWAQIPLPGQAVAACSPSHTLDFMRFTSGLMASFQAEQVDILRECSPGRFVTHNFMGFFSAYDHYELSEGLDFASWDSYPTGTLTAIDEWQVLAPEVAVTYARTGHPDITAFNHDLYRGLTRRGHWIMEQQCGQIDWAPSNPLPATGAVELWTAQAWAHGADGVAYFRWQAATMAQELLHSGLLRHDGTPDRGYTEVQGIDPAAYPLAPVANRVALLHDYESLWAYNAQPHASGMNYWAQTFAYYRALRALGVDVDIVHPDSDLGGYGVIVAPALTVMTPQRAGHLTEAATHAKVVFGPRTALRGRSGRAQDGGGFGPLSALLGARPLNFDSLPNGLEQAVMLADRTYAARLWAESYDPQGADTLATYAGGPLDGQAAVIRHGNVTVIGAHSVTLISSILTELLEEAGIEVTPLPEGIRLSRRGDLTLVQNWTAHAVTWQEQELAPVSSRVLTPAMVSR; encoded by the coding sequence ATGTCATCTGAACCCACTTCACCTGCTTCCCTGCTGCTGGGTGTCTGCGATTATCCAGAGCACGTCTCCCCCGCCCTGTGGGCCGACTTCGCGCGGCAGCAGCGGGAACTGGGACTGTCGTTCGTGCGTCTGGCGGAATTCGCGTGGAGCCGGATGGAGCCCCGCGCCGGCGAGTACGACTGGGCCTGGCTGGATGAGGCGATCCGAGTGGCCGCCGATGCGGGCTTGAAGGTCGTGCTCTGCACGCCGACCGCCGCCCCTCCGGCATGGCTGGTGCAGGCACACCCGGACGTCCTGCCCGTGGGCCGTGACGGTCGTGTGAAGACCTTCGGTTCCCGCCGCCACTACGACCCGGCCAGTCCGGTGTTCCGCGAGCACTCGCGGCGGATCACGCGCGCCTTGGCCGAGCGCTACGGGCAGCATCCGGCCGTGATCGGCTGGCAGACGGACAACGAGTTCGGCTGGGGCGACACGGCGCAGACGTACTCGCCGGCGGCGCAGGACGCCTTCCGCATGTGGCTGGAGGCCCGCTACGGCACCCTGGACGCCCTGAATGAGGCTTGGGGCAACGTGTTCTGGAGCATGGAGTACAGCGACTGGGCGCAGATTCCCCTGCCCGGTCAGGCGGTCGCGGCGTGCAGTCCGTCGCACACGCTGGACTTCATGCGCTTCACCTCGGGCCTGATGGCGTCGTTCCAGGCCGAACAGGTGGACATCCTGCGCGAGTGCTCGCCCGGCCGCTTCGTCACGCACAACTTCATGGGGTTCTTCAGCGCCTACGACCACTACGAACTGAGCGAGGGCCTCGATTTCGCGTCCTGGGACTCGTACCCGACGGGCACGCTGACGGCCATCGACGAATGGCAGGTCCTGGCGCCCGAGGTGGCCGTGACCTACGCCCGCACCGGGCATCCGGACATCACGGCCTTCAACCACGACCTGTACCGGGGTCTGACCCGCCGGGGCCACTGGATCATGGAGCAGCAGTGCGGGCAGATCGACTGGGCGCCCAGTAACCCGCTGCCCGCGACGGGCGCGGTGGAACTGTGGACCGCGCAGGCGTGGGCGCACGGCGCGGACGGCGTGGCGTATTTCCGCTGGCAGGCCGCCACCATGGCGCAGGAACTGCTGCACTCGGGTCTGCTGCGCCACGACGGCACCCCGGATCGCGGGTACACCGAGGTGCAGGGCATCGACCCGGCAGCCTACCCGCTGGCGCCGGTGGCGAACCGTGTGGCGCTACTGCACGACTACGAGAGCCTGTGGGCCTACAACGCGCAGCCGCACGCCAGCGGGATGAACTACTGGGCGCAGACCTTCGCGTACTACCGGGCGCTGCGTGCGCTGGGCGTGGACGTGGACATCGTGCACCCGGACAGCGACCTGGGCGGCTACGGCGTGATCGTCGCGCCCGCCCTGACGGTCATGACGCCGCAGCGCGCCGGGCACCTGACTGAGGCCGCCACGCACGCCAAGGTGGTCTTCGGGCCGCGCACGGCGCTGCGCGGACGGTCGGGCCGAGCGCAGGACGGCGGGGGCTTTGGGCCGCTCTCGGCGCTGTTGGGCGCGCGTCCGCTGAACTTCGACTCGCTGCCAAATGGCCTGGAGCAGGCCGTGATGCTCGCGGATCGCACGTACGCCGCGCGCCTGTGGGCTGAATCCTACGATCCGCAGGGCGCGGACACACTTGCGACCTACGCAGGCGGCCCGCTGGATGGGCAGGCCGCCGTAATCCGGCACGGCAACGTAACCGTCATCGGCGCGCACAGCGTCACGTTGATCTCCTCAATCTTGACTGAACTGCTGGAGGAGGCGGGGATCGAGGTCACGCCCCTGCCGGAAGGTATACGCCTCTCCCGACGCGGCGACCTCACCCTCGTTCAGAACTGGACGGCTCACGCGGTGACGTGGCAGGAACAGGAACTTGCTCCAGTCAGCAGCCGCGTGCTGACCCCGGCGATGGTCAGCCGGTGA
- the galK gene encoding galactokinase, giving the protein MSSFETLFGRAPEATASAPGRVNLLGEHTDYQGGFVLPTAIPQRTTVSVGRNGTQEHALHSANSHKTLRVPVGETGTDFAPYLTGCLNLSGVTEGLDVFVQGNVPSGGLSSSAALEVATLRALRTLYGLELDDVALALRGVQVEHEFVGVQCGVMDQMASSLADTTTMLLIDTRSLERRAVPFPAGAEVLVIDSGVPRRLAESGYNERRAQVEEASRLLGVKELRDVTDVSALDTLPELLKKRARHVVSENARVLAGLGADAAAFGQLMNASHASLRDDYQVSHPQVDELVTLLQAHPDIFGARMTGAGFGGAVVALVRAGQAVAAADAVLLSYGPDGRRVVP; this is encoded by the coding sequence GTGAGCAGCTTTGAAACCCTCTTCGGGCGCGCCCCCGAGGCGACCGCGTCCGCGCCCGGCCGCGTGAACCTGCTGGGCGAGCACACCGACTACCAGGGGGGGTTCGTGCTGCCCACCGCGATTCCGCAACGCACCACCGTCAGCGTGGGGCGCAACGGCACGCAGGAGCACGCGCTGCACTCCGCCAACAGCCACAAGACCCTGCGTGTGCCGGTCGGCGAGACGGGCACCGATTTCGCGCCGTACCTGACCGGGTGCCTGAACCTCAGCGGCGTCACGGAGGGCCTGGACGTGTTCGTGCAGGGCAACGTTCCCAGCGGCGGCCTGAGCAGCAGCGCGGCGCTGGAGGTCGCGACCCTGCGAGCCCTGAGAACGCTGTACGGCCTGGAGCTGGACGACGTGGCGCTGGCCCTGCGCGGCGTGCAGGTCGAGCACGAGTTCGTGGGCGTGCAGTGCGGCGTAATGGATCAGATGGCGTCCAGTCTGGCCGACACGACCACCATGCTGCTGATCGACACGCGCAGCCTGGAGCGCCGCGCGGTGCCCTTCCCGGCGGGCGCGGAGGTGCTGGTCATCGATTCCGGCGTGCCCCGCCGCCTGGCGGAGAGCGGCTACAACGAACGCCGCGCCCAGGTCGAGGAGGCCTCGCGCCTGCTGGGCGTGAAGGAATTGCGGGATGTGACGGACGTCTCGGCGCTCGATACCCTGCCGGAGCTGTTGAAGAAACGCGCCCGCCATGTGGTCAGCGAGAACGCGCGCGTGCTCGCCGGCCTGGGCGCGGACGCGGCGGCCTTCGGTCAGCTGATGAACGCCAGCCACGCGTCCCTGCGCGACGATTACCAGGTCTCGCACCCGCAGGTGGACGAGCTGGTCACGCTGCTCCAGGCCCACCCGGACATCTTCGGGGCGCGTATGACCGGCGCGGGCTTCGGCGGCGCCGTGGTGGCGCTGGTGCGCGCAGGCCAGGCGGTGGCCGCCGCCGACGCGGTGCTGCTCAGCTACGGCCCGGACGGTCGGCGCGTGGTGCCCTGA
- a CDS encoding maltose ABC transporter substrate-binding protein produces MNRLLSITALVLASQASAVTLTVWNHFTDAAEVAWIRAQAAAFQKATGNTVNIVALPLDQIPDKLLQSAPKGQGPDMVVTLPQDRLGQLASAGIIEPLDKYLTSKTDLDKTALSAMTYNGKLFGLPMFAESVALIYNKKIVPTAPTTWDEFIKVAQANTGNGKFGFLVDLTNAYANYGIFSAYGSYIFKNTAGTLNVKDVGIGNAGALKAVSLMNDLRYKYNLVPEGVTADAAKGAFVDGKLGMLITGPWDMGDIRKAGIDYGITTLPTPPGATSKWSPFVGVQGVILNAYGKNKAVAAQFAKMLVTQDSQTTFNQAGGRIPVSLAARTKLKSNPIVQGFGKAISAGTPMPNVPQMGAIWGPWGSAVAQSVQKPNPDYRSILDGALKEVSSNIK; encoded by the coding sequence ATGAACAGACTGCTCTCCATCACCGCGCTCGTGCTCGCCTCGCAGGCCTCGGCCGTCACGCTGACCGTCTGGAACCACTTCACGGACGCCGCCGAGGTCGCGTGGATCCGCGCGCAGGCCGCCGCCTTCCAGAAGGCCACCGGCAACACCGTGAACATCGTGGCCCTGCCGCTCGACCAGATTCCGGACAAGCTGCTCCAGTCCGCGCCCAAGGGCCAGGGGCCGGACATGGTCGTGACCCTGCCGCAGGACCGGCTGGGCCAGCTGGCGTCGGCGGGGATCATCGAGCCGCTCGACAAGTACCTGACCTCGAAGACCGATCTCGACAAGACGGCCCTGAGCGCCATGACCTACAACGGCAAGCTGTTCGGCCTGCCGATGTTCGCGGAGTCTGTGGCGCTGATCTACAACAAGAAGATCGTGCCGACCGCGCCGACCACCTGGGACGAATTCATCAAGGTGGCGCAGGCGAACACCGGCAACGGCAAGTTCGGCTTCCTGGTGGACCTGACGAACGCCTACGCGAATTACGGGATCTTCAGCGCGTACGGCAGCTACATCTTCAAGAATACCGCGGGCACCCTGAACGTGAAGGACGTGGGCATCGGCAACGCGGGCGCGCTCAAGGCCGTCAGCCTGATGAACGACCTGCGCTACAAGTACAACTTGGTGCCCGAAGGCGTGACCGCCGACGCCGCCAAGGGGGCCTTCGTGGACGGCAAGCTGGGCATGCTCATCACCGGCCCGTGGGACATGGGCGACATCAGGAAGGCGGGCATCGATTACGGCATCACCACCCTGCCGACCCCTCCCGGCGCCACGTCGAAGTGGTCACCGTTCGTGGGCGTGCAGGGCGTGATCCTGAACGCGTACGGCAAGAACAAGGCGGTCGCGGCCCAGTTCGCGAAGATGCTGGTCACGCAGGACTCGCAGACGACCTTCAACCAGGCGGGCGGGCGCATCCCGGTCAGCCTCGCCGCCCGCACGAAACTCAAGAGCAATCCCATCGTACAGGGCTTCGGGAAGGCCATCTCGGCCGGAACGCCCATGCCCAACGTGCCGCAGATGGGCGCGATCTGGGGGCCGTGGGGCAGCGCGGTCGCACAGAGCGTCCAGAAACCCAACCCGGATTACCGCTCGATCCTCGACGGCGCGCTGAAGGAAGTCAGCAGCAACATCAAGTAA